From a region of the Daphnia pulicaria isolate SC F1-1A chromosome 1, SC_F0-13Bv2, whole genome shotgun sequence genome:
- the LOC124341897 gene encoding tRNA wybutosine-synthesizing protein 2 homolog, with product MPPTETKNRSILKSAKKINPADQLKQSIRNFLIEVGQVSDEDIEKLIQEVPHKWERHGDLIVIPQRSLKDESWKLFEKEVYERICQTLKINRIARKNPVNPNSYRSSNVELLWGDNGIVQHTDNKIKYQWDVTKCMFSIGNITEKLRIASFDCSNEVVVDLFAGIGYFVLPYLIHAKAKHVHACEMNPASVEALKGNLKSNNVEDRCTVYFGDNRTTAPTNVADRVNLGLIPSSELSWETACRALKDETGGVLHIHANIDSKTPKTEKSINKPQFKYPEWELWTNYAVSSFEQMLSRLKSRKWKVTFLHLEHVKSYGPHVDHVVLDIECRPIVM from the exons ATGCCGCCAACTGAAACCAAAAATCGCAGTATtttgaaatcagcaaagaaaatcaatccaGCTGATCAGTTAAAACAGTCTATTCGGAATTTCTTGATAGAAGTTGGCCAGGTATCTGACGAGGACATTGAAAAGCTGATTCAAGAAGTTCCTCATAAGTGGGAACGTCATGGAGACTTGATCGTAATACCGCAACGATCACTTAAAGATGAATCTTGGAAATTATTTG AGAAGGAGGTTTACGAAAGGATCTGTCAAACTCTTAAAATCAATAGAATAGCAAGGAAAAATCCTGTAAATCCCAACAGTTACAGGAGTTCAAATGTAGAACTGCTCTGGGGAGACAATGGAATCGTGCAACACACAGACAACAAGATCAA GTACCAATGGGATGTAACTAAATGCATGTTCAGCATTGGGAACATCACAGAAAAATTACGCATAGCAAGTTTTGATTGCTCCAATgaggttgttgttgatttgtttGCTGGGATTGGATATTTTGTACTTCCATATCTGATTCATGCCAAAGCCAAACATGTACATGCATGTGAAATGAATCCTGCTTCAGTAGAGGCATTAAAAGGGAACCTGAAATCTAATAATGTTGAAGATCGATGCACCGTATATTTTGGAGATAACAGAACTACTGCACCTACTAACGTAGCTGATCGAGTGAATCTCGGACTAATTCCTAGTTCTGAACTGAGTTGGGAGACGGCTTGTCGTGCATTGAAGGATGAAACGGGGGGAGTATTACATATTCACGCTAACATCGATTCCAAAACCcctaaaactgaaaaaagtattAATAAACCGCAATTCAAGTATCCAGAATGGGAATTATGGACCAACTATGCAGTATCATCTTTTGAACAAATGTTATCAAGATTGAAATCACGCAAATGGAAAGTTACTTTTCTTCATCTAGAACATGT GAAGTCGTACGGACCACATGTTGATCACGTCGTTTTAGACATTGAGTGTAGACCTATCGTCATGTAA
- the LOC124340740 gene encoding hemolymph clottable protein-like, with product MGKLQSSLVVLSALLCLTLGWEPGTQYEYKYIGRSAAGMYTLKQQNAVIELQSRVIVQSIDENTIVVKLADGRIKRNGNFVENPYFKGEYSETGFVTKPGHPEEIEGEEDQLVNPEHLGAPFVITHNKGSFTGIQIDSEEPLWIANYKKSIASQLQLDITGVRRDGVFNYEAIPEEEETKTFTVFEDSITGDCSTTITVTRLPLSQVQITDAFKLGSFDAVCQDKPVYKIVKTKDYNRCQNNPVWSTANPSTHSCEFGKANCGDFMKRSTVFKYIACGEAWPKVTYVHASGFSDLVAQPFATETDALTNSVIIDWTLEKMESIGSRFAAPSSPKEHKTLSYVWGDFNQLNHDGTPVQPNLVDAYIKSPVAVSTLHKNIIAALRTVAKDLKETPDSEKDNIERLAVIGRVLPMFSLDELKALWQEVKTLDYATMTLFVDCVVQSGSNPAVMLIKELVESQQITGAKATWALAAIGYFAKTPTRQLLHELINLLKSGPVQASIELKQTTMTTIADLLHNACGSRFLAAKKYPVSVMGDFCDRKDTVIIDEFLPLLTREFESSQSSVDRIVALSAFGSLGVEEIVPILMPIIRGTAGKYDDTAERVRAILSLQRVVFVVPEKIHPILASLASNVAERPEVRMAALGVLFMSNAPQTWWQKFASSTWFEPNRQFASFTHSLIESVINMPPSAPFFEELIQKATVAWPMVKPAPFGLPYSFADIRSSYLDEGIAVMMYTPSYRVSDEHWPVYMANRYYYQLGPFSADAGTVYLWNYNMSEVWQNIFGKLFGRLTNKYESASSGKARESIGNMKGIWDELNATARPADKRAGLLHINLMGSVNRFINLEKFEESIPAMMTEAMKYQNKPYEVSVTKYRMLAEYNVRFPTMLGFPMRFLATLPILVSMQGNMKGDGKGGIQSDVAAELSWKLSSEIRVELPFNGNYIASGVDVRVDSRAPKELNFNYHPNGQIKVTWTPGNKVTDLLYYHVKPYTVSRNLADSIKPTLEDKATTIISVTNKPVKREFSLGERFGANIKLIEHSEVKFSDKLTWWQWFQKWDINGYSNLGFVPLEVHNRKYVLRYDPSGTRARAVSFYMQYQYATKTCEHTVVYDSEASKSRTPSEPEILSTSPIAPEFRPALGRLFKNLESGNAHLVRSGLIAEQKDGTFIYFNATVGVAKDAWYTKDFTDIQIEKYTSAGPTVRANKKVDYAICHTATRNWNKPPTYGFSKDVLYMTEEDQIGFGEQCDQSKLRFKAKVYRDDYAAKAAMYSPAGQQCQKDLHTGFMYGSPACTEARRMDQTYNNYELSVESDNLPETFVQWIHAARQWINHKVYPFTVKHIQGQSNPANRASWIVKRDPFTGASNMTFVRPTETLVAWNVRRGDKNINQWARFSPMTFAYSKVFYPLSAGSNFIRDAASLTTGGVSESRCYVGPDAVYTYDGAHYNYTINECPHVLMTDCHKTSEIAVTAHQGSEGQKIVTVIYGKDTVELDPTGYITINGDKSELKSLDKESRFEIREQGAKEIKAVIFPHADSIIMEIKKQHFFIKVQGSHVEMTAPQYLRGRTCGVCGDFNQEIAGEFKTPARCAVSGGELMAASFKLNSKGCSSNEDQEISRRLQKETETCQMIDQQYHTHLPEYDINAPTKCTRFEKLTYEGVSHKGQCESVEMNAFCQPGCKPFMMISKPFTFKCQGDLQDFVSPMTVPSSCITA from the exons ATGGGTAAACTGCAGTCATCTCTCGTTGTTTTGT CGGCACTTTTGTGCTTGACTTTGG GATGGGAGCCCGGTACTCAGTACGAGTATAAATACATTGGACGTTCAGCGGCTGGCATGTACACTTTGAAGCAGCAGAATGCTGTGATTGAACTGCAAAGCCGTGTAATCGTCCAAAGCATTGATGAGAACACCATCGTCGTTAaa CTTGCTGATGGTCGCATTAAGCGCAACGGTAACTTCGTTGAAAACCCTTACTTCAAGGGTGAGTACAGCGAAACCGGTTTCGTCACCAAGCCCGGTCACCCAGAAGAGATCGAAGGTGAGGAGGACCAATTGGTCAATCCTGAACACTTGGGCGCTCCTTTCGTTATCACCCACAACAAGGGATCT TTCACTGGAATCCAAATTGATTCCGAGGAGCCCCTGTGGATTGCCAACTACAAAAAGAGCATTGCCAGCCAGTTGCAACTGGATATCACTGGTGTCCGTCGTGATGGCGTTTTCAACTATGAAGCTATCCCCGAGGAGGAAGAGACCAAGACTTTCACCGTCTTCGAG GATTCCATCACCGGTGACTGCAGTACCACCATCACCGTTACTCGCCTGCCTTTGTCTCAAGTCCAAATCACCGATGCCTTCAAGTTGGGCTCATTCGACGCCGTTTGCCAGGACAAGCCCGTCTACAAGATTGTCAAGACCAAGGACTACAACCGTTGCCAGAACAACCCCGTCTGGTCCACTGCCAACCCCTCCACCCACTCCTGTGAGTTCGGCAAGGCTAACTGCGGTGATTTCATGAAG CGCTCCACCGTCTTCAAATACATCGCTTGCGGTGAGGCTTGGCCTAAGGTCACCTACGTTCACGCCAGCGGTTTCAGCGATTTGGTTGCTCAGCCCTTCGCCACCGAAACCGACGCTTTGACCAACTCTGTCATCATCGACTGGACTTTGGAGAAGATGGAAAGCATTGGCTCCCGCTTCGCCGCTCCTTCATCCCCCAAGGAACACAAGACTTTGTCTTACGTCTGGGGTGACTTCAACCAATTGAACCACGATGGAAC CCCCGTTCAGCCCAACTTGGTTGACGCTTACATCAAGAGCCCCGTCGCCGTCTCTACTCTGCACAAGAACATCATCGCTGCTCTCCGTACCGTCGCCAAGGATCTGAAGGAGACCCCCGATTCCGAAAAGGACAACATTGAGCGTTTGGCCGTCATTGGCCGCGTTCTGCCCATGTTCTCTTTGGATGAACTTAAAGCCTTGTGGCAAGAAGTCAAGACCCTTGACTACGCCACTAT GACTTTGTTCGTCGACTGCGTCGTCCAGTCTGGCAGCAACCCCGCTGTCATGTTGATCAAGGAATTGGTTGAATCCCAGCAGATCACCGGAGCTAAGGCCACCTGGGCTTTGGCCGCTATCGGCTACTTTGCCAAGACCCCTACTCGCCAGCTTCTTCATGAACTCATC AACCTGCTCAAGTCTGGCCCCGTTCAAGCCAGCATTGAATTGAAACAGACCACCATGACCACCATTGCCGATCTGTTGCACAACGCTTGCGGCTCTCGTTTCTTGGCTGCCAAGAAATACCCCGTTTCCGTCATGGGCGACTTCTGCGACCGCAAGGACACCGTCATCATCGATGAATTCTTGCCTTTGTTGACCAGGGAATTCGAGTCCAGCCAGAGCTCCGTCGACCGTATCGTTGCCTTGTCCGCCTTCGGATCTTTGGGTGTTGAGGAAATCGTTCCTATTCTGATGCCCATCATCCGTGGAACTGCCGGCAAGTACGATGACACCGCCGAGCGTGTTCGCGCCATCCTCTCCCTCCAACGCGTTGTTTTCGTTGTCCCTGAAAAG ATCCACCCCATCTTGGCCAGTTTGGCTAGCAATGTTGCTGAACGCCCCGAAGTCCGCATGGCTGCTTTGGGTGTCCTCTTCATGTCAAACGCTCCCCAAACCTGGTGGCAGAAGTTCGCTTCCAGCACCTGGTTCGAACCTAACCGCCAGTTCGCCTCCTTCACCCACAGCCTGATCGAGTCTGTTATTAACATGCCTCCCTCTGCCCCCTTCTTCGAGGAACT GATCCAGAAGGCTACCGTTGCCTGGCCCATGGTTAAGCCCGCTCCTTTCGGTCTTCCCTACTCCTTTGCCGATATCCGTTCTTCCTACTTGGATGAAGGTATCGCCGTCATGATGTACACTCCCAGCTACCGCGTCTCCGATGAGCACTGGCCCGTCTACATGGCTAACCGCTATTACTACCAGCTCGGCCCCTTCTCCGCTGATGCCGGCACC GTTTACTTGTGGAACTACAACATGTCCGAAGTTTGGCAGAACATCTTCGGCAAACTTTTCGGCCGTCTCACCAACAAATACGAATCTGCTTCCTCTGGCAAAGCCCGTGAAAGCATTGGAAACATGAAGGGCATCTGGGATGAGCTTAACGCCACCGCTCGCCCTGCTGACAAACGCGCTGGACTTTTGCACATCAACCTGATGGGCTCCGTCAACCGTTTCATCAACTTGGAGAAATTCGAAGAATCCATCCCCGCTATGATGACCGAGGCCATGAAGTACCAGAACAAACCCTACGAAGTCAGCGTCACCAAGTACCGCATGCTGGCCGAATACAACGTCCGCTTCCCCACCATGTTGGGCTTCCCCATGCGCTTCTTGGCTACTCTGCCCATCCTCGTCTCCATGCAAGGTAACATGAAGGGTGACGGTAAGGGCGGCATCCAGTCCGACGTCGCCGCTGAATTGAGCTGGAAGTTGAGCTCCGAGATCCGCGTTGAACTTCCCTTCAACGGAAATTACATCGCTTCCGGAGTTGATGTCCGCGTTGATTCCCGCGCTCCCAAGGAGTTGAACTTCAACTACCACCCCAACGGTCAAATCAAGGTGACCTGGACCCCTGGAAACAAGGTTACCGATCTCCTCTACTACCACGTCAAGCCTTACACTGTCAGCCGTAACTTGGCCGATAGCATCAAGCCCACCCTCGAAGACAAAGCCACCACCATCATTAGCGTGACCAACAAGCCCGTCAAGCGTGAATTCTCTTTGGGTGAACGTTTCGGCGCCAACATCAAGCTCATTGAACACAGCGAAGTCAAGTTTTCCGATAAGCTCACCTGGTGGCAATGGTTCCAGAAATGGGACATCAACGGTTATTCCAACCTTGGATTCGTTCCTCTGGAAGTCCACAACCGCAAATACGTCCTGCGTTACGATCCTTCCGGCACCCGTGCCCGCGCTGTTTCCTTCTACATGCAATACCAATACGCCACCAAGACCTGCGAACACACCGTCGTCTACGATTCCGAAGCTTCCAAATCCAGGACTCCTTCCGAGCCCGAGATTCTCTCCACCTCCCCCATCGCTCCTGAATTCCGCCCCGCTCTTGGTCGTCTCTTCAAGAACTTGGAGAGTGGCAACGCTCACCTCGTGAGATCTGGACTCATCGCTGAACAGAAGGATGGCACTTTCATCTACTTCAACGCCACCGTTGGTGTTGCCAAGGATGCCTGGTACACTAAGGACTTCACCGATATCCAAATCGAAAAGTACACCTCTGCCGGACCCACCGTTCGTGCCAACAAGAAGGTCGACTATGCCATCTGCCACACCGCTACCCGCAACTGGAACAAACCCCCCACTTACGGATTCAGCAAGGATGTTCTCTACATGACCGAAGAGGACCAGATTGGTTTCGGAGAACAATGCGATCAGTCCAAGCTTCGCTTCAAGGCTAAGGTCTACCGCGACGATTACGCTGCTAAGGCCGCCATGTACAGCCCTGCTGGCCAACAATGCCAGAAGGATTTGCACACTGGATTCATGTACGGCAGCCCCGCCTGCACTGAAGCTCGCCGTATGGATCAGACTTACAACAACTACGAATTGAGCGTCGAGTCCGACAACTTGCCCGAGACTTTCGTTCAATGGATCCACGCTGCCCGTCAATGGATCAACCACAAAGTTTATCCTTTCACCGTCAAGCACATCCAAGGACAATCCAACCCTGCCAACCGCGCCAGCTGGATCGTCAAACGTGATCCCTTCACTGGAGCCAGCAACATGACTTTCGTCCGTCCCACTGAAACTTTGGTGGCCTGGAACGTCCGCCGTGGTGATAAGAACATCAACCAATGGGCTCGCTTCTCTCCCATGACTTTCGCTTACTCCAAGGTCTTCTACCCATTGAGCGCCGGAAGCAACTTCATCCGTGACGCTGCCAGTTTGACCACCGGTGGTGTTTCCGAGTCCCGTTGCTATGTTGGTCCCGATGCCGTCTACACTTACGATGGTGCCCACTACAACTACACCATCAACGAGTGCCCCCACGTTTTGATGACCGATTGCCACAAGACTTCCGAGATCGCCGTCACCGCCCACCAGGGTAGCGAAGGACAAAAGATCGTCACCGTCATCTACGGAAAGGACACCGTCGAGTTGGACCCCACTGGCTATATCACCATCAACGGAGACAAGAGCGAGCTCAAGAGCTTGGATAAGGAATCCCGCTTCGAAATCCGCGAACAGGGAGCCAAGGAAATCAAGGCTGTTATCTTCCCCCACGCTGATAGTATCATCATGGAGATCAAGAAACAACACTTCTTCATCAAGGTCCAAGGATCTCACGTTGAGATGACCGCTCCCCAGTACCTGCGTGGTAGAACCTGCGGTGTCTGCGGTGATTTCAACCAGGAGATCGCTGGTGAATTCAAAACTCCCGCCCGTTGCGCCGTCTCTGGTGGAGAACTCATGGCTGCCAGCTTCAAG cTGAACTCCAAGGGATGCTCTTCCAACGAAGATCAGGAGATCTCTCGCCGTCTGCAAAAGGAGACCGAGACTTGCCAGATGATCGACCAACAGTACCACACTCACTTGCCTGAATATGATATCAATGCTCCTACCAAGTGCACCCGTTTCGAGAAACTCACCTACGAAGGTGTCTCCCACAAGGGTCAATGTGAATCCGTTGAAATGAATGCTTTCTGCCAACCCGGCTGCAAGCCTTTCATGATGATCAGCAAGCCTTTCACCTTCAAGTGCCAAGGTGATTTGCAGGACTTTGTCAGTCCCATGACCGTGCCCAGCTCTTGTATTACTGCCTAA
- the LOC124340906 gene encoding integrator complex subunit 5-like has protein sequence MQSPSGVLVDLRNFLNGLSGSPSTAKNKTEVDSTEVVKTATNLLKNFPAAREAVLFYFCQVIDDSIKLHLTQAQAQNDNPAAKKRLAEKEDAVALIHEALSSLIKWNPKGWAPIISTWSLRLLGQMSSYHAPHLQLGRADRGLNDTLQVWLACPATRMLIDLTTQSLEDLNQSETGACINALLETSVEHSPHFDWVVAHIGGCFPHTVVTRILACGLQDFILYGTESGNISPKLNSVVGILAHLSFSHATNIQKAVLDLFLTSCTDMTEQHTAVVPYLLQLSSLSQDLLDIIVEQGVKAINPETIPSFTQQATVWTSKYFSGREALINLMVQQVVRCRQGGLAIVNVLLQYGARHQASFPREVASEFLEMLLNEAAQLVQASGRVMPSDVPFLQSLQPHVSNLCQMLLTHDTWQQGSVLRLLTLMALLQGPAVSNHVITLLLQKKDPLKIVSLIRCYLKSVQGLHSQVVNTAIHEALTFQGRNLENALLNVLQLVKLEQVAEVGAQVKCKFQSALNANLEFFPGLFFQDGQIPHLAVRLLNSIRLPDVIHPRLVAKLSYSSVPHFFTVLSMRGEGNKKEAQKILATLSSYPNGQALILRLLMQGVFSEEWKSLFGAETQPQKNQKVSSSSSLLMQNRNFCSSVTLPQRHSSVFHAGIIGNGIRNRHLANVKAENSKDCNAEEVRSHTNLLLDTLSQCCSFNPGGMTQLSLLLVEIVSPDVMFNGLIWPEEEYTKVTVERDLHVRRFVQDNVVVWDLLNLLAQNRPALCYCSVLLRALLATLLSHWANCQEKQAKDSRDSLEMTCKLIELMATGQLLPPPLSYLSEIICHVSPHEVHVMLKDVWAFMRDNVPTPALFGANERPSPGLWRDLSDFKMDPRYTERLRLIMLANIASVGHLYPRFLAPDQD, from the exons ATGCAATCACCATCGGGAGTGTTGGTTGACTTACGAAACTTTTTGAATGGGCTATCGGGATCTCCGTCTACCGCCAAGAACAAAACGGAAGTAGACAGTACTGAAGTGGTTAAGACAGCTACCAACttgttaaaaaactttcctgCAGCTCGAGAAGCTGTTCTGTTCTATTTCTGTCAAGTTATTGATGACTCAATTAAGTTGCATCTTACTCAAGCTCAAGCTCAAAACGATAACCCAGCAGCCAAAAAGAGATTGgcggaaaaagaagatgcaGTGGCATTGATACATGAGGCTCTATCATCTCTCATCAAGTGGAATCCAAAAGGATGGGCTCCCATTATATCAACCTGGTCATTAAGACTGCTTGGCCAAATGTCATCATATCATGCACCACACCTACAGCTTGGCCGAGCAGACAGGGGTTTGAATGATACCTTGCAG GTTTGGTTGGCTTGTCCTGCCACCAGGATGCTAATTGATCTGACGACTCAATCTTTGGAAGATCTTAATCAATCTGAGACTGGTGCATGCATCAATGCACTATTGGAGACAAGTGTGGAACACAGTCCTCATTTTGATTGGGTAGTGGCTCACATTGGTGGATGCTTTCCTCATACTGTAGTTACAAGGATCCTTGCCTGTGGCCTCCAAGACTTCATACTTTATGGCACAGAGTCAGGAAACATTTCTCCAAAGCTCAATTCAGTTGTTGGAATATTGGCTCATCTTTCCTTCTCCCATGCAACCAACATCCAAAAAGCTGTTTTGGACCTCTTCCTGACAAGCTGTACTGATATGACTGAACAACACACAGCGGTCGTACCGTATCTGCTTCAACTCTCCTCATTATCACAGGACCTTCTGGACATCATAGTGGAGCAAGGTGTCAAGGCCATAAATCCAGAAACTATCCCTTCTTTCACGCAACAAGCAACTGTTTGGACTAGCAAATATTTTAGTGGACGGGAGGCTTTGATCAATCTAATGGTCCAGCAAGTTGTTCGTTGCCGACAGGGCGGTTTGGCTATAGTTAACGTCCTTCTTCAATACGGAGCTCGCCATCAAGCAAGTTTTCCACGAGAAGTTGCCTCCGAATTTCTGGAAATGCTATTGAATGAAGCAGCACAACTCGTCCAGGCTTCCGGTCGTGTCATGCCGTCAGACGTTCCATTTCTTCAGAGTCTGCAGCCCCACGTCAGTAATCTGTGCCAAATGTTGTTGACACACGACACCTGGCAACAAGGAAGCGTCTTGAGACTCTTGACATTGATGGCTCTCCTCCAAGGCCCTGCCGTTTCCAACCACGTTATCACTTTACTTTTACAGAAGAAAGATCCCCTGAAAATTGTCTCGCTCATCCGTTGCTATCTGAAATCTGTTCAAGGTTTACACAGTCAAGTAGTTAATACTGCTATTCACGAAGCGTTAACTTTTCAAGGGCGCAACTTGGAGAATGCCCTTTTGAATGTGCTTCAATTGGTAAAGTTGGAACAGGTTGCAGAGGTAGGAGCCCAAGTAAAATGTAAATTCCAGTCGGCACTCAACGCCAATTTGGAATTCTTTCCCGGACTCTTCTTCCAAGATGGTCAAATTCCACATTTAGCTGTTCGACTTTTAAACAGCATCCGGCTTCCTGACGTGATTCATCCGCGACTCGTGGCTAAGCTATCCTATAGCAGCGTCCCGCACTTTTTCACAGTATTGTCCATGCGCGGAGAAGGCAACAAAAAGGAAGCGCAAAAGATCCTAGCAACATTATCCAGTTATCCGAATGGCCAGGCCCTCATCTTGCGGCTTCTAATGCAGGGTGTCTTCAGTGAAGAATGGAAATCGTTGTTTGGTGCCGAGACTCAACCGCAGAAAAACCAGAAAGTATCATCTTCCTCCTCGCTTTTGATGCAAAACAGGAATTTTTGTTCCAGCGTGACTTTGCCTCAACGACATTCGTCCGTCTTTCACGCTGGTATAATCGGAAACGGCATCCGCAACCGCCATCTGGCCAACGTCAAGGCAGAAAACTCCAAGGATTGCAACGCCGAAGAAGTGCGATCTCACACCAACCTCTTGCTCGACACTTTAAGTCAATGTTGCTCTTTTAATCCTGGAGGAATGACCCAACTCTCTTTGCTGCTTGTGGAAATCGTCTCGCCTGATGTCATGTTTAATGGATTAATCTGGCCGGAGGAGGAGTACACTAAA GTGACGGTAGAGAGAGATCTTCACGTTCGTCGCTTTGTGCAGGACAACGTCGTCGTTTGGGACCTTTTAAACTTACTAGCGCAAAACCGCCCGGCTTTATGTTATTGCTCTGTACTGCTGCGTGCTTTGTTGGCCACTTTGCTTTCCCATTGGGCCAACTGCCAGGAAAAACAGGCAAAAGACAGTCGCGATTCATTGGAGATGACTTGCAAGCTGATTGAGCTGATGGCAACCGGACAGCTCTtacctcctcctctttcctaTTTGTCAGAGATTATCTGCCACGTTTCACCGCACGAAGTCCATGTCATGCTGAAAGACGTCTGGGCTTTTATGAGGGATAATGTACCGACACCCGCTCTTTTCGGAGCCAATGAACGGCCCAGTCCAGGCTTATGGCGTGACCTGTCAGACTTCAAAATGGATCCGCGCTATACGGAGCGACTCCGCCTCATCATGCTTGCTAACATAGCTTCGGTTGGCCATCTTTACCCTCGTTTTCTCGCTCCCGATCAAGACTAA